The genome window AACAGAGTTTTTGGGAGTGGTGTATCAAAAAAAATTAATGGTTATTTTGGGATCGGGCATGTGAGATATTCAACGAATGGGGTTTCTAATTTCGCAAATGCTCAACCAATTAGTATAAAGTATAAAAATGAATTTTTTTCAATAGCTCATAACGGTCAAATAGAAAATGGTCCTGAACTGAAAAAAAAATATGAAGAACAAGGTTCCATATTTATGACAACTTCGGATACGGAACTTTTCCCACATCTTTTAGTAAATAAACTAAAAGGTTCTCCTTCAAGTTGGTATAGCGAAGAAATAGGTAAGTTAATTGCTGAAAATATCTCTCCTTCTTACTCAGTACTTTTTCTTTTCAAAGATAAAATCATTGCTTTTAGAGATCCTTTTGGATACAGGCCTTTAAGTATTTGCGAAACTGAAAATGCGATTTACGTAGCCTCAGAAGACAGTGCTTTCAAATTTTTTCCTCTTAGAAACGCTAAAATTAGGGAAATAAAGCCTGGTGAATTAATTGAAATAAAAGACGGAAAGATAGAAAGTTATCTAATATCTTATAATAATCCAAATAAATTTTGTTTTTTTGAACATGTTTATTTTGCAAGGCCCGATTCAAATATATTCGGTGATAATGTCCACTTGATGCGTGAAAAGTTAGGAGAGTTGTGTGCAAAAGAAAATCCTATCGATGCTGATATAGTGGTTCCGGTAATGGATAGTGGTTTTTCCGCTGCATTAGGATATTCAAAAGCTTCTGGTATCCCATTAGAAATGGGGCTAATGAGAAATAAATATGTTGGAAGAACTTTTATCGACCCAGATCTGCAAGAAAGAAAGTTGGGAGTCAGACGTAAACTTTTACCGGTTAAAGAAGTAATAGATAACAAAAGAGTTATTTTAATAGACGATTCTATCGTAAGAGGAACAACGATGAAACATATAGTGAAGATGCTAAGGGAGAATGGCGCTAAACGAGTTCATATAAGAATAGCCTCTCCAATGGTTGTTAATACTTGTCATTGGGGGGTTGATATTCCTACGAAAGAAGAATTAATCTGCACAACTAAAACGGTTGAAGAAATAAAAGAAATTCTTAATGCAGACTCTCTTAATTTTATTACTTTAAAGAATCTCTTTGCTTCTTTGGGAGAAAAGGGAAAGAATTACTGTTTTAACTGTTTTATAAAGGATTAAAATTTTTAAAATTGAGGCTGTTAGTCAAAACAATGATGCCACTTCTCCTTATGGGTGGGTTGCTGGGCGAAGGGGAGCAAATATCAT of Petrotoga sibirica DSM 13575 contains these proteins:
- the purF gene encoding amidophosphoribosyltransferase: MLMENCGLFAAYSKAEKYNISGRIIEGLLALQHRGQESAGISVSDGTKITTYKGKGVVNRVFGSGVSKKINGYFGIGHVRYSTNGVSNFANAQPISIKYKNEFFSIAHNGQIENGPELKKKYEEQGSIFMTTSDTELFPHLLVNKLKGSPSSWYSEEIGKLIAENISPSYSVLFLFKDKIIAFRDPFGYRPLSICETENAIYVASEDSAFKFFPLRNAKIREIKPGELIEIKDGKIESYLISYNNPNKFCFFEHVYFARPDSNIFGDNVHLMREKLGELCAKENPIDADIVVPVMDSGFSAALGYSKASGIPLEMGLMRNKYVGRTFIDPDLQERKLGVRRKLLPVKEVIDNKRVILIDDSIVRGTTMKHIVKMLRENGAKRVHIRIASPMVVNTCHWGVDIPTKEELICTTKTVEEIKEILNADSLNFITLKNLFASLGEKGKNYCFNCFIKD